A window of Leclercia adecarboxylata contains these coding sequences:
- a CDS encoding DUF2534 family protein: MVRKKLNTPAGKKFLLALLTVFLIAVMGVGRVTIIGVVEQYNIPLTQWTTSMYVLQSAMVLVYSTVFTVLLAIPLGIFFLGGSDKH, translated from the coding sequence ATGGTACGTAAAAAACTTAACACCCCGGCGGGGAAAAAATTTCTGCTGGCACTGCTGACGGTTTTTCTGATCGCGGTAATGGGGGTGGGCCGTGTGACAATCATTGGCGTGGTTGAGCAGTACAATATTCCGTTGACCCAGTGGACGACCAGTATGTACGTGCTGCAATCGGCGATGGTGCTGGTCTACAGTACGGTATTTACCGTTCTGCTGGCCATCCCGCTGGGGATCTTTTTCCTCGGCGGCAGCGATAAACATTGA
- the eco gene encoding serine protease inhibitor ecotin produces the protein MKNASKSIIALLALTCASAYATSADLPLSKTAPYPQAEQGMKRQVIDLPEQKDEANYKVELLIGQTLEVDCNAHRLGGQLTSKTLEGWGYDYYVFDKVTSPVSTMMACPDGKKTRKFVTASLGEHSLLRYNSKLPIVVYTPANIEVKYRVWRADEKVENAVTR, from the coding sequence GTGAAAAACGCCTCTAAAAGCATCATCGCCCTGCTGGCCCTCACCTGTGCCAGTGCATACGCCACGTCTGCCGATCTGCCGCTCAGCAAAACGGCCCCGTATCCGCAGGCGGAACAGGGTATGAAGCGCCAGGTGATTGACCTGCCCGAGCAGAAAGATGAAGCAAATTATAAGGTTGAACTGCTGATCGGCCAGACGCTTGAAGTGGACTGTAACGCGCATCGTCTCGGCGGGCAGCTCACCAGCAAGACGCTGGAAGGCTGGGGTTATGACTATTACGTCTTCGATAAGGTCACTTCGCCGGTCTCTACCATGATGGCCTGCCCGGACGGCAAGAAGACACGCAAATTTGTGACCGCCAGCCTGGGCGAGCATAGCCTGCTGCGCTACAACAGCAAGCTGCCGATTGTGGTCTATACGCCTGCGAACATCGAGGTGAAATACCGCGTCTGGCGGGCTGACGAGAAGGTCGAAAACGCCGTCACGCGTTAA
- the mqo gene encoding malate dehydrogenase (quinone) codes for MKKMTAALFSLAVGLNAVSMAVKADAPKEQETDVLLIGGGIMSATLGTYLQELQPDWSMTMVERLDGVAQESSNGWNNAGTGHSALMELNYTPQKKDGSISIEKAVEINEAFQISRQFWSHQVNSGVLHDPHSFINTVPHMSFVWGDDNVNFLRGRYAALQQSSLFRGMKYSEDHAQIKEWAPLVMEGRDPNQKVAATRTEIGTDVNYGEITRQLVGSLQKKENFNLALNTEVRGFKRNADNSWSVTVADLKHNEEEHVIRAKFVFIGAGGAALKLLQETGIPEAENYAGFPVGGQFLVSENPEVVNRHLAKVYGQASVGAPPMSVPHIDTRMLDGKRVVLFGPFATFSTKFLKNGSLWDLLSATTTSNVGPMVDVGLDNFDLVKYLISQVLLSDDDRFDALKEYYPDAKKADWRLWQAGQRVQIIKRDAEKGGVLRLGTEVVSDKEGTVAALLGASPGASTAAPIMLHLMEKVFKDKVASPEWQAKLKTIIPSYGTALNGNVEATEQELEYTSRVLQLKYEKPQAPDTAPQAQPQATTQPESKPVADIAL; via the coding sequence ATGAAAAAAATGACTGCCGCGCTCTTTTCACTGGCCGTGGGGCTTAACGCCGTCTCCATGGCGGTGAAAGCGGACGCACCAAAAGAGCAGGAGACCGACGTTCTTTTAATTGGTGGCGGGATCATGAGCGCCACCCTTGGCACCTATCTGCAAGAGTTACAGCCGGACTGGTCCATGACCATGGTTGAACGCCTGGACGGCGTGGCGCAGGAGAGCTCTAACGGCTGGAACAACGCCGGTACCGGCCACTCCGCGTTAATGGAGCTGAACTACACGCCACAGAAAAAAGACGGCTCCATCAGCATTGAGAAAGCCGTGGAGATTAACGAAGCGTTCCAGATCTCCCGTCAGTTCTGGTCTCACCAGGTGAACAGCGGTGTGCTGCACGATCCGCACAGCTTTATTAACACCGTGCCGCACATGAGTTTTGTCTGGGGCGACGACAACGTTAACTTCCTGCGTGGACGTTATGCTGCCCTGCAGCAAAGCTCGCTGTTCCGCGGCATGAAGTACTCTGAAGATCACGCTCAGATTAAAGAGTGGGCACCGCTGGTAATGGAAGGGCGCGACCCGAACCAGAAAGTGGCCGCCACCCGTACGGAAATCGGTACCGACGTGAACTACGGTGAAATCACCCGTCAGCTGGTGGGCTCTCTGCAGAAAAAAGAGAACTTCAACCTGGCGCTGAATACCGAGGTGCGCGGCTTTAAGCGTAACGCCGACAACTCCTGGAGCGTGACCGTTGCCGATCTGAAGCACAATGAAGAAGAACACGTCATCAGGGCGAAGTTTGTCTTCATCGGTGCCGGCGGTGCGGCGCTGAAGCTGCTGCAGGAAACAGGAATTCCGGAAGCGGAAAACTATGCGGGCTTCCCGGTTGGTGGCCAGTTCCTGGTGTCAGAAAACCCGGAGGTGGTGAATCGCCATCTGGCGAAGGTCTACGGCCAGGCCTCCGTGGGCGCGCCGCCGATGTCGGTCCCGCATATCGATACCCGTATGCTTGACGGTAAGCGCGTGGTGCTGTTCGGGCCGTTCGCCACCTTCTCGACCAAATTCCTGAAGAACGGTTCGCTGTGGGATCTGCTCAGCGCCACGACCACCTCAAACGTGGGGCCGATGGTTGATGTGGGTCTGGATAACTTCGATCTGGTGAAATACCTGATTAGCCAGGTGCTGCTCTCAGATGACGATCGCTTCGACGCGCTGAAAGAGTACTACCCGGACGCGAAGAAAGCGGACTGGCGTCTGTGGCAGGCGGGACAGCGCGTGCAGATCATCAAGCGTGATGCTGAAAAAGGCGGCGTGCTGCGTCTGGGCACCGAAGTGGTGAGCGATAAAGAGGGCACCGTGGCGGCACTGCTGGGGGCCTCACCGGGCGCTTCCACCGCAGCGCCAATCATGCTGCACCTGATGGAAAAAGTGTTTAAAGACAAAGTCGCCAGCCCGGAATGGCAGGCGAAGCTGAAGACCATTATTCCGTCTTACGGTACGGCGCTGAACGGTAACGTTGAGGCCACCGAGCAGGAGCTGGAGTACACCAGCCGCGTGCTGCAGTTGAAATATGAAAAACCTCAGGCCCCGGATACGGCGCCTCAGGCTCAGCCGCAGGCGACAACCCAGCCGGAAAGCAAACCGGTGGCGGATATCGCGCTCTGA
- the mgtE gene encoding magnesium transporter: MSGLTKNSARLRDEERARLIWLMTTDKALTSTLLGKLTLAEQYDVGTLADDIAEVGALVAHLPPPDLADTLEALPSEERHALWRLVEDHERGQVLLEASENVWDDLIDEMSDHAILDAVRTLDIDDQLYMVQHLPRNLTGRLLASLPPQDRARIHQVMHYEQDRVGAIMEFSVITVRPDVTLGAVQRYLRRLGKMPKNTDKLFVTARDKSLLGELELQTILLNSAQTRVSEVMETQPMLFSPEDDAEKAARTFERDNLLSAGVVDSVGKLMGRLTIDEIVDVVYKETDNDMRALGGLSAEEDVYAPVSKAVKTRWAWLAINLCTAFIASRVIDGFEHTISQLVALASLMPIVAGIGGNTGNQTITMIVRALALQHIQPGNFTFLILRELGVALINGLVWGGIMGGVTWWLYGDMALGGVMTLAMVLNLLVAALMGVIIPMVMTRLGRDPAVGSSVMITAITDTGGFFIFLGLATLFLL, encoded by the coding sequence ATGTCTGGATTAACAAAAAATAGCGCACGGTTGCGCGATGAAGAGCGTGCGCGCCTGATCTGGCTGATGACCACCGACAAAGCGCTCACCTCCACCCTGCTGGGCAAACTGACCCTGGCTGAGCAATATGATGTCGGGACCTTAGCCGACGATATTGCTGAGGTAGGGGCGCTGGTTGCCCATTTGCCGCCGCCCGATCTCGCCGATACCCTTGAAGCGCTGCCCTCGGAAGAGCGCCACGCCCTGTGGCGGCTGGTTGAGGATCACGAGCGTGGTCAGGTGCTGCTCGAGGCCTCCGAAAACGTCTGGGACGATCTGATCGACGAGATGAGCGACCACGCCATTCTTGACGCCGTTCGCACCCTGGATATCGATGACCAGCTTTACATGGTGCAGCATCTGCCGCGAAACCTGACCGGACGGCTGCTGGCCTCGCTGCCGCCACAGGACCGCGCCCGGATCCACCAGGTCATGCACTATGAGCAGGACCGCGTCGGCGCGATCATGGAGTTCAGCGTAATTACCGTGCGCCCGGACGTGACGCTCGGCGCGGTCCAGCGCTATCTCCGGCGTCTGGGTAAAATGCCAAAGAACACCGACAAGCTGTTTGTCACCGCCCGGGATAAAAGCCTGCTCGGCGAGCTTGAGCTACAGACTATTTTGCTGAACAGCGCCCAGACCCGCGTCAGCGAGGTGATGGAAACGCAGCCGATGCTCTTCTCCCCGGAAGATGACGCCGAAAAGGCTGCCCGCACCTTTGAGCGTGACAACCTGCTCAGCGCCGGGGTGGTGGACTCGGTGGGTAAGCTGATGGGGCGTCTGACCATCGATGAGATCGTCGACGTCGTCTATAAAGAGACCGACAACGACATGCGTGCCCTCGGGGGACTCAGCGCCGAAGAAGATGTCTACGCCCCGGTGAGCAAGGCGGTGAAAACCCGCTGGGCGTGGCTGGCGATCAACCTCTGTACCGCGTTTATCGCCTCGCGGGTGATCGACGGCTTTGAACACACCATCTCCCAACTGGTCGCGCTGGCCTCACTGATGCCTATCGTGGCGGGAATTGGCGGCAACACCGGTAACCAGACTATCACCATGATCGTGCGCGCTCTGGCGCTCCAGCATATTCAGCCGGGCAACTTTACCTTCCTGATCCTGCGCGAACTCGGCGTGGCGCTGATCAACGGCCTGGTGTGGGGCGGGATTATGGGGGGTGTGACCTGGTGGCTGTATGGCGATATGGCCCTGGGTGGGGTAATGACCCTGGCAATGGTGCTGAACCTGCTGGTGGCGGCGCTGATGGGGGTGATCATCCCGATGGTGATGACCCGCCTTGGGCGCGACCCCGCGGTGGGGTCGAGCGTGATGATCACTGCCATCACCGATACCGGCGGCTTCTTTATTTTTCTTGGGCTGGCGACACTGTTTCTGCTGTAG
- a CDS encoding multidrug ABC transporter permease/ATP-binding protein: MELLLLVWRQYRWPFIAVMALSLLSAALGIGLIAFINLRLIETVDTTLMVLPEFLGLLVLLMAVTLGSQLALTTLGHHFVYRLRSEFIKRILDTQVERVEQLGSASLLAGLTSDVRSITIAFVRLPELVQGIILTFGSAAYLAWLSTKMLAITALWIAITIWGGYMLVSRVYRHMAVLRETEDKLYNDYQTVLEGRKELTLNRERAEHIFNNLYIPDAREYRHHIVRADTFHLSAVNWSNIMMLGAIGLVFWMANSLGWADTNVAATYSLTLLFLRTPLLSAVGALPTLLSAQVAFNKLRKFALAPYKAEFPRPQAFPNWQTLELRNVTFKYQDNDFSVGPVNLTLNRGELLFLIGGNGSGKSTLAMLLTGLYQPQSGEILLDGKPLSAERPEDYRKLFSAVFTDVWLFDQLLGPEGKQADPALVDKWLAHLQMSHKLELQDGRILNLKLSKGQKKRVALLLALAEERDIILLDEWAADQDPHFRREFYQVLLPLMQQMGKTIFAISHDDHYFIHADRLLEMRSGQLTELTGAERDAASLDAVARTA; the protein is encoded by the coding sequence ATGGAACTCCTGTTACTGGTCTGGCGCCAATACCGCTGGCCGTTTATCGCGGTGATGGCATTAAGCCTGCTCAGCGCCGCGCTGGGTATTGGGCTTATCGCCTTTATCAACCTGCGTTTAATTGAAACCGTCGATACCACCCTGATGGTGCTGCCGGAATTTCTCGGCCTGCTGGTTCTGCTGATGGCCGTTACGCTGGGCTCACAGCTGGCGTTGACGACGCTGGGTCACCACTTCGTCTACCGGCTGCGCAGCGAGTTCATCAAGCGAATTCTGGATACCCAGGTTGAACGTGTCGAGCAGCTGGGCAGCGCCTCGCTGCTGGCCGGGTTAACCAGCGACGTCCGCTCGATCACCATTGCCTTTGTGCGTCTGCCGGAGCTGGTGCAGGGGATCATTCTGACCTTTGGATCGGCGGCGTATCTGGCCTGGCTCTCCACCAAAATGCTGGCGATCACCGCCCTGTGGATTGCGATCACCATCTGGGGCGGCTATATGCTGGTGTCGCGCGTCTACAGGCATATGGCGGTACTGCGCGAAACCGAAGACAAGCTCTACAACGACTACCAGACGGTGCTGGAAGGGCGCAAAGAGCTGACCCTCAACCGCGAGCGCGCCGAGCACATCTTCAACAACCTCTATATTCCGGATGCCCGCGAATATCGCCACCACATCGTGCGGGCCGATACCTTCCACCTGAGCGCGGTTAACTGGTCAAATATCATGATGCTGGGGGCGATTGGTCTGGTCTTCTGGATGGCCAACAGCCTTGGCTGGGCGGACACCAACGTCGCCGCCACCTACTCGCTGACGCTGCTGTTCCTGCGCACGCCGCTGCTCTCGGCGGTTGGCGCGCTGCCAACCCTGCTCAGCGCCCAGGTGGCCTTTAACAAGCTGCGCAAGTTTGCGCTGGCGCCGTACAAAGCGGAATTCCCTCGCCCGCAGGCGTTCCCGAACTGGCAGACGCTGGAGCTGCGCAACGTTACGTTCAAGTATCAGGACAACGACTTCTCCGTGGGGCCAGTGAACTTAACCCTTAACCGCGGCGAGCTGCTGTTCCTGATTGGCGGCAACGGCAGCGGCAAATCAACCCTGGCGATGCTGCTGACCGGGCTGTATCAGCCGCAGTCGGGCGAGATCCTGCTGGACGGTAAACCCCTAAGCGCCGAAAGGCCGGAGGATTACCGCAAGCTCTTCTCGGCGGTGTTTACCGACGTCTGGCTGTTCGATCAGCTGCTGGGGCCGGAAGGCAAACAGGCCGATCCGGCGCTGGTGGATAAATGGCTGGCGCACCTGCAAATGTCGCACAAGCTGGAGCTGCAGGATGGCAGGATCCTCAACCTTAAGCTGTCGAAAGGGCAGAAGAAGCGTGTGGCCCTGCTGCTGGCGCTGGCGGAAGAGCGTGACATTATTCTGCTGGATGAGTGGGCTGCCGATCAGGACCCGCATTTCCGCCGGGAGTTCTACCAGGTGCTGCTGCCGCTGATGCAGCAGATGGGCAAAACCATCTTTGCCATCAGCCATGACGATCACTACTTTATCCATGCCGACCGCCTGCTTGAGATGCGCAGCGGCCAGCTCACGGAACTGACCGGCGCGGAGCGCGATGCCGCGTCGCTTGATGCGGTAGCCCGTACCGCCTGA
- the alkB gene encoding DNA oxidative demethylase AlkB, which translates to MLDLFADEQPWQEPLAPGAVILRRFARAGGPALMQAIEQVAVVSPFRQMVTPGGYTMSVAMTNCGGLGWTTNQRGYLYSPLDPLTAAPWPPMPEAFADLCHAAACAAGYPEFRPDACLINRYGVGAKLSLHQDKDEADLRAPIVSVSLGLPAIFQFGGLRRNDPLKRLLLEHGDVVVWGGPSRLFYHGIQPLKPGTHPLTGDYRYNLTFRQAAYNE; encoded by the coding sequence ATGCTGGATCTTTTTGCCGATGAACAACCCTGGCAGGAGCCGCTGGCCCCCGGCGCGGTGATCCTGCGCCGCTTCGCCCGGGCAGGCGGGCCTGCGTTAATGCAGGCAATCGAACAGGTGGCCGTCGTCTCGCCGTTTCGCCAGATGGTCACCCCCGGGGGTTACACCATGTCGGTAGCGATGACCAACTGCGGCGGGCTGGGCTGGACCACCAATCAGCGGGGCTATCTCTATTCTCCCCTCGACCCGCTCACCGCTGCGCCCTGGCCGCCGATGCCGGAGGCGTTTGCCGACCTGTGCCATGCTGCCGCCTGCGCGGCGGGTTATCCTGAGTTCCGGCCGGACGCCTGTCTTATCAACCGCTACGGCGTCGGCGCGAAGCTCTCCTTGCATCAGGATAAAGACGAAGCGGACCTGCGGGCGCCGATTGTCTCGGTATCGCTCGGCCTGCCCGCCATATTCCAGTTCGGCGGATTACGCCGCAACGATCCCCTTAAACGCCTCCTGCTGGAGCATGGCGACGTGGTGGTGTGGGGTGGGCCATCAAGGCTGTTTTATCATGGTATTCAGCCGCTTAAACCCGGAACACATCCGCTTACCGGCGACTATCGCTACAACCTGACCTTCCGCCAGGCAGCGTACAACGAATAA
- the ada gene encoding bifunctional DNA-binding transcriptional regulator/O6-methylguanine-DNA methyltransferase Ada, whose product MKKPNLNNDDERWLAVLARDRHADGHFVFAVQTTGIFCRPSCRARHALRVNVRFYPDAHEAEQAGFRPCKRCRPDQEDPHAQRVATIEKACRLLEQEQPLTLERLAQQVAMSPYHLHRLFKASTGMTPKGWQQAARAKRLRDALAQGESITGSVLAAGFPDSSSYYRKADATLGMTAKQYRSGGEETTVRYALSDCTLGRCLVAESGRGVCAILPGDDDNALIAELETIFPHARREQADAAFAARVAQVIASVDNHDVTLALPLDIRGTAFQRQVWQALRAIPGGETASYQQVANAIGHPGAVRAVARACAANTLAIVIPCHRVVRSNGGLSGYRWGTARKAALLKREAKKEEV is encoded by the coding sequence ATGAAAAAGCCGAACCTGAATAATGATGACGAACGCTGGCTGGCGGTGCTGGCCCGCGATCGTCATGCCGATGGTCACTTCGTCTTTGCCGTACAGACCACCGGTATCTTCTGCCGCCCATCCTGCCGGGCGCGCCATGCCCTGCGTGTAAATGTCCGCTTTTACCCCGATGCCCACGAGGCGGAACAGGCAGGTTTTCGTCCCTGCAAACGCTGCCGCCCGGATCAAGAGGATCCCCATGCGCAGCGCGTCGCCACCATCGAAAAAGCCTGTCGTCTACTGGAGCAGGAACAGCCCCTGACCCTGGAGAGGCTGGCGCAGCAGGTGGCGATGAGCCCGTACCATCTTCATCGGCTGTTTAAAGCCTCCACCGGCATGACGCCGAAAGGCTGGCAACAGGCCGCCCGGGCGAAAAGGCTTCGCGATGCGCTGGCCCAGGGCGAGAGCATTACCGGGTCCGTGCTGGCGGCGGGTTTCCCGGACAGCAGCAGCTACTATCGCAAGGCCGATGCCACGTTGGGAATGACCGCAAAGCAGTACCGCAGCGGCGGGGAGGAGACCACCGTGCGTTACGCCCTGAGCGACTGCACGCTGGGGCGTTGTCTGGTGGCGGAAAGCGGGCGGGGCGTCTGCGCGATTTTGCCCGGCGATGACGACAATGCTCTGATTGCCGAGCTGGAGACGATCTTCCCTCACGCCCGGCGTGAACAGGCGGATGCCGCCTTCGCCGCACGCGTCGCCCAGGTGATCGCCAGTGTGGATAACCATGACGTAACCCTCGCCCTGCCGCTGGATATTCGCGGCACCGCCTTTCAGCGCCAGGTCTGGCAGGCCCTGCGTGCCATCCCCGGCGGAGAGACGGCAAGCTATCAGCAGGTGGCCAACGCCATTGGGCATCCCGGCGCGGTGCGTGCGGTGGCCCGGGCCTGTGCCGCCAACACGCTTGCAATCGTTATTCCCTGCCACCGCGTGGTGCGTAGCAACGGCGGGCTCTCAGGCTACCGCTGGGGCACGGCCCGCAAAGCGGCGTTGCTTAAGCGCGAAGCTAAAAAAGAGGAGGTGTAA
- the apbE gene encoding FAD:protein FMN transferase ApbE, translating to MEITFLRAGFLATLFMLSACDAPTVPVKNDTAAATVLEGKTMGTFWRVSAIDLSAAQAEELRGKIQSQLDGDDQLMSTYKNDSALMRFNQSKSTSPWPVSEAMADIVTESLRVGYKTNGAMDITVGPLVNLWGFGPNKQPVKTPDQAQIDDARSQTGLQHLSVINQSGKQYLQKDISDLFVDLSTVGEGYAADHLAQLMAEEGISRYLVSVGGALVSRGMNASDKPWRVAIQKPTDRQNAVQAIVDINGHGISTSGSYRNYYELDGKRVSHVIDPQTGRPITHNLVSVTVIAPTALEADAWDTGLMVLGAEKAKEIVRQQGLAVYMITREGENFKTWMSPQFASFLVNGAN from the coding sequence ATGGAAATTACTTTTTTGCGCGCCGGCTTTCTGGCGACCCTGTTTATGTTGTCTGCGTGCGACGCTCCCACCGTGCCGGTAAAGAACGATACCGCCGCTGCAACGGTGCTGGAAGGGAAAACGATGGGCACCTTCTGGCGCGTTAGCGCCATCGATCTCTCCGCTGCTCAGGCAGAAGAGCTGCGCGGCAAGATCCAGTCCCAGCTGGATGGCGATGACCAGCTGATGTCCACCTATAAAAACGACTCGGCGCTGATGCGCTTCAATCAGTCGAAGAGCACCTCACCGTGGCCGGTGAGCGAAGCGATGGCGGATATTGTCACCGAATCGCTGCGGGTGGGCTACAAAACCAACGGCGCGATGGATATCACCGTCGGTCCCCTGGTTAACCTGTGGGGATTTGGCCCCAACAAGCAGCCGGTAAAAACGCCGGACCAGGCGCAAATTGATGATGCCCGCTCGCAAACGGGACTACAGCATCTGTCGGTAATTAATCAGTCCGGTAAACAGTATCTGCAAAAAGACATTTCCGATCTGTTTGTCGACCTTTCGACGGTGGGCGAGGGCTATGCCGCCGATCACCTGGCGCAGCTGATGGCCGAAGAGGGGATCTCCCGCTATCTGGTCTCCGTGGGCGGGGCGCTGGTCAGCCGGGGCATGAATGCCAGTGATAAACCCTGGCGCGTGGCGATCCAGAAGCCGACCGATCGGCAGAATGCCGTACAGGCCATTGTTGATATCAACGGCCACGGCATCAGCACCTCCGGCAGCTACCGCAACTACTATGAGCTGGATGGCAAGCGGGTATCCCATGTGATCGATCCGCAGACCGGCCGTCCGATCACCCATAACCTGGTGTCGGTGACGGTAATCGCCCCTACGGCCCTGGAGGCGGATGCCTGGGATACCGGCCTGATGGTGCTGGGGGCGGAAAAAGCCAAAGAGATCGTGCGTCAGCAAGGGCTGGCAGTCTATATGATCACCCGTGAAGGCGAGAACTTCAAAACCTGGATGTCCCCGCAGTTTGCCAGCTTCCTCGTTAACGGGGCGAATTAA
- a CDS encoding porin OmpC produces MKVKVLSLLVPALLVAGAANAAEIYNKDGNKLDLYGKVDGLHYFSDDDGADGDQTYMRIGFKGETQVNDQVTGYGQWEYQIQGNTTESDNQSWTRVAFAGLKFAEAGSFDYGRNYGVIYDVTSWTDVLPEFGGDTYGSDNFLQSRGNGVATYRNQDFFGLVDGLNFALQYQGKNGSVEGENFGGRSLLKQNGDGFGGSLTYDLGEGFSVGAAAASSKRTADQNGPRVYGRGDHAEVYSGGLKYDANNLYLAAQYTQTYNATRFGDSQSGGANAVYGFANKAQNFEVVAQYQFDFGLRPSVAYLQSKGKDIEGNGDQDLLKYVDVGATYYFNKNMSTYVDYKINLLDANAFTDRAGISTDDIVALGLVYQF; encoded by the coding sequence ATGAAAGTTAAAGTACTGTCCCTCCTGGTGCCAGCACTGCTGGTAGCAGGCGCAGCGAATGCGGCTGAAATTTACAACAAAGACGGCAACAAATTAGATCTCTACGGTAAAGTAGACGGTCTGCACTATTTCTCTGATGACGATGGCGCTGATGGCGACCAGACCTACATGCGTATCGGCTTCAAAGGCGAAACTCAGGTTAACGATCAGGTAACGGGCTACGGCCAGTGGGAATACCAGATTCAGGGTAACACCACTGAAAGCGACAACCAGTCCTGGACCCGTGTGGCCTTTGCTGGTCTGAAATTCGCTGAAGCAGGTTCTTTCGACTACGGTCGTAACTACGGCGTAATCTACGACGTAACCTCCTGGACTGACGTCCTGCCAGAATTCGGCGGCGACACCTACGGTTCTGACAACTTCCTGCAATCCCGTGGTAACGGCGTTGCGACCTACCGTAACCAGGACTTCTTCGGTCTGGTTGACGGCCTGAACTTTGCTCTGCAGTACCAGGGTAAAAACGGCAGCGTAGAAGGCGAAAACTTCGGTGGCCGTAGCCTGCTGAAACAGAACGGTGACGGCTTCGGCGGCTCCCTGACCTACGATCTGGGCGAAGGCTTCAGCGTTGGTGCTGCAGCAGCCTCTTCTAAACGTACCGCAGACCAGAATGGCCCACGCGTTTACGGCCGTGGTGACCACGCTGAAGTGTACAGCGGCGGCCTGAAATACGACGCGAACAACCTGTACCTGGCAGCGCAGTACACCCAGACTTACAACGCGACCCGTTTCGGTGACTCCCAGTCCGGCGGCGCGAACGCTGTTTACGGCTTCGCTAACAAAGCGCAGAACTTCGAAGTGGTTGCACAGTACCAGTTCGACTTCGGTCTGCGTCCATCCGTGGCTTACCTGCAGTCCAAAGGTAAGGACATCGAAGGTAACGGCGATCAGGATCTGCTGAAATATGTTGATGTTGGTGCGACTTACTACTTCAACAAAAACATGTCTACCTATGTTGATTACAAAATCAACCTGCTGGATGCTAACGCATTCACCGATCGTGCTGGTATCAGCACCGATGACATCGTAGCACTGGGTCTGGTTTACCAGTTCTAA